CCGTGAAGCGGAATAGGAAAGTGCGATCCATATTGAACCAGGTAAAGAAAGAGCAGCGAGATGGAGTGCAAGTACTCGTACAGGTGAAATCGGAGATTGGGAGAAGGGAGAAGGCTTGTCGGGTCCGCAGGAAATAGCATCTGATGTTGATTTGTCGATAATCAGCACTCTAGCTTCTCCTGCAAGTTGACTCTCGACCTGCTCCCAGTTTAACATATCGATTTGCTTGTATTCCATCTTGACATCGCCGTATTTAGCCAGCTCGGATTGGCGTAACTGGGCGAGGCAGCTTTGCTCAAAATCAATATTTACTACTCGAGTGGAATATAATGATCGGAGGTCGAGCGACAGTTGAGAAGCCCAGAGCCAACGTGAAAAATATTTGTAGGGAAAGATTCATTACAACGTTGTTCGGGAAGTTTAGACGATGAATAGTCGTTTTCGTCACAGTTAAGAACCGGCTCCAATATTCGTGCCAAATGGGGCATCATGATATCACCCGGCCCCAGCCACTCGAAACATGTTTCTTTTTCGAATCGAGATTGCCAGTATGTAAGGCTCGAATAATCTGGCATACTAAGAATCGTAACAAGAGCCGGCTGATGAATGGCAGAGGCAAGAAGCAAGACGCGATAGATTTCACTCTTCGCGTTACTCGTTACAAAGTTAGGTAATAAGGTTCTGGGCAACAACATACTCACCAAAACTACTTATTTTTTCCAAAGTAGTACATTGGGACCCCTCGATTCTGTACCCCTCCTACTCGATAAAAGCGGGGTTCTGCTTCTCCCGTAGTTATCTGAGATATAATAGAAAATGCTTACGAGCACGTAAAGCCACGGCTGAGTAAGACTAGCGTCCGTGGCTTGGACCCGCCACCTGGAACAACGGCCGTTGAGAGAAATTCGAGGAATGCCATATAAAGTTCAGAAATGTATAATTAGATGCACCTGGGCTCTATTGAAAGTACCATTCTGTCTTGTCTTAAGCTTGTTATCGATGCCCACTTGAAAAAATCTTGAACCCCAAGGCGTCCCCGACCGCTTTCTGTTGCCGCGCCTGTACAAGATAAAGTCAAGCGGTCAAGCCTCACGCTTAATGACAGACTACGTATCATAGACTACTACCGAGAGTACGAAGGGAACAACTATTCTCCCCGCAGGAGCTAGCGGATGTTGGTCGCGATGTTCAGACCAAAGAGTATATTACTGACGAGATGATTATTCAACATGTCAGGTCTACGTTTAACTTGTAGATCGAACTTAGCATTGTATATTCTCTTTTTACCATGTCTTCAATATACTTCTTGGCTTGGCTAATGTATAACTATCTATCGTTATGTACTTCTGGGTTGTATGCATGTAGTATATCAAATGATTACATAACTACTTCTGCCTCTGTTTACACGTGTGGTCGCAAACCCCTCAAGTTCGATAAAAACGTCATATGAAACATCCCATCAGTATCGGTTTAGAGGGGTCCCACTGTACTTGACTCCAGACGACTCCGGGGTCCTCTGGAGCGCACCGTGTTAGGCACACGGCGCTGATGCGCCGTCACGTGACCGTACCGGTCCTCGACGGATCCGCGGTCTTCTACCCCTACCCCCCCTCTATATATACTTCTGTGCCGACGCTCCTATTCCTACACGCTCGTCTCTCAACCTCTCGCGCTCTGCGCTCGTACTGAGACTTCCCCGTGCAGGTGTCGGACACCTGACACACCGCAGCTCAGTCACTTGACAGTAGAACTCCGGAGAGCTCTAAAGAATACCAGGATTTAGTTGAGTACGATCATCTACTAGGGAACCTTGCGTGGTCGAATGGTATTTTGTGATGGTCTGGTTGTCTGGTTGTCATTTACTAACCTTATCTCAACAAAAACACCCATGATGGAGAAATGGGCGCCTCAAGTACTCCCGATTGAGTGGCCATAGTATACTGAGCTCTCCACACAAAGTACTCACGAGTTATAAACTAGAATGGCGCGCTAATTATTAACATTACGTGTGAAGGTGAAAAGACCATACCCTATTCTCCTTGTCCCTTCGTAGATGAAACGATCCTATGTTCCATAGCTAGATCACACGCTATTGAGTTATGTTGGTTTGAACTCATAAGTACATCAGCCATTGGTAATATATACCATAGAAGTTAACAGTGAAGTATGGACTAATGTGTGGTGTTTCCGGTACTCTAGCCTCGCTGGTGAGTCTGGTAACAACTTTTATTGTGTATACACCTTAACCGCGATATCAATGCTTCCTCAGTGTGAGTGGGAAGCTATCCTGACATGCAACTCTCCAAATCCCATACGCCATGTATCAGTGCCGGCCTGCAAGAAACCAGCATCAATCTCTTCTTTCCCTTCATCCCATCCCTTTTCGACATGTACGATCCACTCTTCTCGAGTGAGAGCACGGGGCGAATCCGGTACCCTGTTTTGATGGAATTGCTATACCATTAATCAGCACCAATCTCCGAACTAAACTTACTTGTTGCTATTCGAGCTGTCTTGGTCCCTGTGCAAGTTACTCTCTACGAGAGGTGGAGAAATCTCAGTAACACTCACATTTGTGGAGTACAACTGTTCACGCAGTGAAAGGGTGAAGCTCTTGACGAACGCCCAAGAATACACATTCATTGGTTAGTGAATAGGACATGGCAATCATTCCGCCTACCTTGGTTGCACAATATACTGGGAATGTAGCTACCGGGATGTACGCCAAACCAGATGCAACGCTTTGGATCAATGCGCGTGGCTTTTGTTTCAGATGAGGAATAAAGAGCGCACAGAAGTAGGCCTAAATAGCCTGTGTTGGTACTGGTGATGGCCCATCAGAAACAAGACTTTGCCAGTCCAGTAATATTTGTATTGACTTCTTGAGTTATTGCGTTCGGGTCGGCTCCTTCCTCAAAGTTGAGTGGTTTCTTTCATTACATTCAGTTTCAGCTCTACAATGGAACTAGAAAATACCGCCTTGTATTCCAGCGTTGTTGAAGAGGCAGTCAATCTCTGGAGCTTCCTTGGTCACCTTTTCTACGAAATCCGGGAGCGAGGATATATCGCTAACGTCCACAACAAAATATCCGTCAACACCGATTTCCCTGGCTGTTTGCACCAGATTTGATTCCGTCCTCCCAGCAATGTAAACCTTCTTCCCGCGCTTGATTGGTAATTGAGCGAATACTTTACCCAGGCCTAGATGGTTCCGATAAGTCAAAACGTTAGAGCATACCCGGAAGATGACATGTGTTGTGTGtgtacctccaccaccagtaGTGACAAGTGCACAGTTCCATGGCTGAGAAGATATTTTCTGGTAGTAGTGAGTGGCTAATGTTTTCTGTTAGAGTTGTGCTTTTGGACGAGGCTCAATCCTCCACCTTATATGCGGCGTTGACCAAATCATTGCCGGTGAACTAGCGGATTGGAAAGGCACTCTCCCAGTCTTTACGGGGGGTATTACGCCTACTTGCTTACGTTCTTTATAGTTACCTACTATTGCACGATATTTATAGCTGCGTTATGATGAGTAAGTGTATCACGTAGCTGTGCTCAGATAGCATAATTTTGAGTAGTTTACTCCCCTTCTACTTATCATCTGCTCTCTTTACTGTTGTTATATATAATGCAATTCACGGTCACGTATTCTCCATTTCATTCATTTGGCTAGCTGAGGATAGCTGGTAGACTTCCCTTGGTTTTCTCTCCCCCAAATCGACCAGTAGACACAACTACTAAGTAATTGAAACGTGCGTCCCCGACTGAGACCTGTGTAGGGGTTCACTGAATATTTCACACCAGGTTCACGTTTAAACCAGTGATTTTAGTCACTTCACACAATAAATCAAATGCATAATGCTGCCTAATTGTATGATGTTTGATTCAGCCTCTTGATCGGCCTTGATATCGGCAAACGGGGTTGCGTGTACAATTTCATGTTGTGAAAATATTATTCTTACTCTTGATTACATATCTCAATTCGAGCTGGGCGACGGAGGTATCTCATGTGTAGTGAGGCGAATAATCATATCAATAGTCGAACGCAAGG
The nucleotide sequence above comes from Rhizoctonia solani chromosome 3, complete sequence. Encoded proteins:
- a CDS encoding short chain dehydrogenase, yielding MELCTCHYWWWRYTHNTCHLPGLGKVFAQLPIKRGKKVYIAGRTESNLVQTAREIGVDGYFVVDVSDISSLPDFVEKKPLNFEEGADPNAITQEAYFCALFIPHLKQKPRALIQSVASGLAYIPVATFPVYCATKSFTLSLREQLYSTNVSVTEISPPLVESNLHRDQDSSNSNKVPDSPRALTREEWIVHVEKGWDEGKEEIDAGFLQAGTDTWRMGFGELHVRIASHSH
- a CDS encoding methyltransferase domain protein; its protein translation is MEYKQIDMLNWEQVESQLAGEARVLIIDKSTSDAISCGPDKPSPFSQSPISPVRVLALHLAALSLPGSIWIALSYSASRFDDIGEFWNVEMTEKVAAESGQTKEGVYAPEVWHTLYVLRRTNHPVRPFVCD